In Candidatus Methanosphaera massiliense, the following are encoded in one genomic region:
- the asd gene encoding aspartate-semialdehyde dehydrogenase, with product MVKNVCVLGATGMVGQRFIQLLSNIPDFNIVNVAASERSAGKRYEDAVTWHQTTPIPEEVRDMRIVNTDPNEVSDDVDFVFASLPAQLAGPVEAAFAEKFIVASNASVNRMKENIPLVIPEVNPEHLEMMELQKDINGWDGCIVTNPNCSTIALTLTLKPLFDKYTFRRVTVTTMQAISGAGYNGVPSMGILDNIIPYIGSEEEKMQSETLHLLGKVNGGLVEKADFPLSASCNRVAVVDGHTESVAIEFEEDDVTVEDIEKTMSEFRGLPQKEKLSFAPEQPVIVRKEEDRPQPRMDRDAGHGMSVSVGRVREDVFDNSFKYTLVGHNTIRGAAGASILNAQLISKLYL from the coding sequence ATGGTAAAAAATGTATGTGTACTTGGTGCTACTGGAATGGTAGGACAGAGATTTATACAATTACTCTCCAATATACCTGACTTTAATATTGTAAATGTAGCAGCTTCAGAAAGGTCTGCAGGTAAAAGATATGAAGATGCAGTAACATGGCATCAGACAACACCTATACCTGAAGAAGTAAGGGATATGAGAATAGTAAACACTGATCCTAATGAAGTTAGTGATGATGTAGACTTTGTATTTGCTTCATTACCAGCACAGCTTGCTGGACCAGTAGAAGCTGCATTTGCAGAAAAATTCATTGTAGCATCAAATGCTAGTGTTAATCGTATGAAAGAAAATATTCCTCTTGTAATTCCAGAGGTTAACCCTGAACATCTTGAAATGATGGAATTACAGAAAGATATTAATGGATGGGATGGATGTATAGTAACAAATCCTAACTGTTCAACAATAGCATTAACATTAACTCTTAAACCATTATTTGATAAATATACATTCAGAAGAGTAACTGTTACTACAATGCAGGCAATTAGTGGTGCAGGATATAATGGTGTTCCATCAATGGGTATACTTGATAATATTATACCATACATTGGCAGTGAAGAGGAAAAGATGCAGTCTGAAACATTACATTTACTAGGTAAAGTAAATGGTGGATTAGTTGAAAAAGCAGATTTCCCACTCAGTGCATCATGTAATAGAGTAGCTGTTGTAGACGGTCATACAGAATCTGTTGCAATAGAATTTGAGGAAGATGATGTTACTGTTGAGGATATAGAAAAAACAATGTCTGAATTCAGAGGATTACCGCAGAAAGAAAAATTATCCTTTGCTCCAGAACAACCGGTTATTGTAAGAAAAGAGGAGGATAGACCACAGCCTCGTATGGACAGGGATGCTGGTCATGGTATGAGTGTTTCTGTTGGTCGTGTACGTGAAGATGTATTCGATAACAGTTTCAAGTATACACTAGTAGGACATAACACTATACGTGGTGCAGCAGGAGCTTCAATATTAAATGCTCAGTTAATTTCTAAATTATATTTATAA
- the dapA gene encoding 4-hydroxy-tetrahydrodipicolinate synthase, whose protein sequence is MNLDGTHVAMITPMDADNNIDEEKFRSLIDFLIEGGVSGVVAAGTTGESATMSHSEHQKVIDIMVDEANGKVTTIAGAGSNATSEAQDLVKYAEDAGADTALVITPYYNKPQQSGLYNHFKLLNDSNNIPIIAYNVPSRTGVDLAVDTIIDLAKLDNIVAIKEANPDLNKLANVFSQLTKNNLTDNFTVLSGNDSLTLPMISQGARGVISVVANILPDEMSDMVNSALNGDYDKARELSNDLFDLMDVLFIEASPAPTKKALRLMGHDVGGLRMPINEICKENEEILTEVLKNHNLI, encoded by the coding sequence ATGAATTTAGATGGAACACACGTAGCAATGATAACACCTATGGATGCAGATAATAATATTGATGAAGAAAAATTCAGAAGTTTAATAGATTTTCTCATAGAAGGAGGAGTATCTGGAGTAGTTGCTGCAGGAACTACTGGTGAATCAGCAACAATGAGCCATTCTGAACATCAAAAAGTAATAGATATAATGGTTGATGAAGCTAATGGAAAAGTCACAACCATAGCTGGAGCAGGAAGTAATGCAACATCAGAAGCACAGGATTTAGTAAAATATGCTGAAGATGCAGGGGCAGACACAGCACTAGTAATAACACCATACTATAATAAACCACAGCAAAGTGGATTATATAACCACTTTAAACTACTCAATGATTCAAACAACATTCCTATAATAGCATACAACGTACCTTCAAGAACAGGAGTAGATTTAGCAGTAGATACAATAATAGACTTAGCAAAACTTGATAATATAGTAGCAATAAAAGAAGCAAACCCTGACCTTAATAAACTTGCAAATGTATTCAGCCAATTAACAAAAAACAACTTAACAGATAATTTCACAGTACTATCTGGAAATGACTCTCTTACACTACCTATGATATCACAGGGAGCAAGAGGAGTAATAAGTGTAGTAGCAAACATACTACCTGATGAAATGTCTGACATGGTAAACAGTGCATTAAATGGGGATTATGATAAAGCAAGAGAATTATCAAATGATTTATTTGATTTGATGGATGTTTTATTTATAGAAGCTAGTCCAGCACCAACTAAAAAAGCATTAAGACTAATGGGACATGATGTTGGTGGACTAAGAATGCCTATAAATGAAATTTGTAAAGAAAATGAAGAAATACTAACAGAAGTACTTAAAAACCACAATTTAATATAA
- a CDS encoding 30S ribosomal protein S17e translates to MGNIRTTFVKRTAKELLELHGDKFTNDFENNKQVVAEYSTVSTKHLRNQIAGYATHLLEQ, encoded by the coding sequence ATGGGAAACATAAGAACAACATTCGTAAAAAGAACAGCAAAAGAATTATTAGAATTACACGGTGATAAATTCACAAACGATTTCGAAAACAACAAACAAGTAGTTGCCGAATACTCAACAGTATCCACAAAACACTTAAGAAATCAAATTGCTGGATATGCAACTCACCTTTTAGAACAATAA
- a CDS encoding aspartate kinase yields the protein MGIIVAKFGGTSVGTGERIHKAANSVVNEYMQGNQIVVVVSAINKTTDESIKLVDESIGENITEKQLAGILSMGEMQSVRIMAATIESLGVKAEYIDPFSEKWPVITDNNYLNAKIDRKETKKRVEEHIQKLLNQGIIPVVCGFLGRDDEGCVTTLGRGGSDVSAFLIGHCLNADEVIIVTDVKGVMSTDPRKLNTARKLDKITVEEMIDLANYGAQVLHPNALRFKDPNIKAKIISFEYGDLRVQGTDIIGPTYSEEDVITITKLDEKLSLVAVVGENLMNKQGIIANITEKVYENNIGIYGISTGESSITLFFKEKDASKAHEVLHDLIIHGDRLSSISLGQKIAMISVVSHDFIDTPGIITSITKPLHENNINIVELSSSQTAVIVFVDWSDGDKAYKLIKENLQ from the coding sequence ATGGGAATAATCGTGGCGAAATTTGGTGGTACATCTGTAGGTACAGGAGAAAGGATTCATAAAGCTGCCAATTCCGTTGTTAATGAATACATGCAGGGAAATCAAATAGTGGTTGTGGTCTCTGCTATTAATAAAACTACTGATGAATCTATAAAATTAGTTGATGAATCAATTGGAGAAAATATCACTGAAAAACAATTAGCAGGCATCCTCTCCATGGGAGAAATGCAAAGTGTACGTATAATGGCTGCTACAATAGAGTCACTAGGTGTTAAAGCAGAATATATTGACCCATTCAGTGAAAAATGGCCTGTAATAACAGATAATAATTATCTAAATGCTAAAATAGACAGGAAAGAAACAAAGAAACGAGTAGAAGAACATATTCAGAAACTATTAAATCAAGGGATTATACCAGTAGTATGTGGCTTCCTAGGAAGAGATGATGAGGGATGTGTAACAACTCTTGGTAGAGGTGGAAGTGATGTTTCAGCATTTTTAATAGGGCACTGTTTAAATGCTGATGAAGTAATAATAGTTACAGATGTAAAAGGAGTCATGTCCACAGATCCACGTAAACTAAACACTGCTCGTAAATTAGATAAAATTACAGTAGAAGAAATGATTGATTTAGCAAATTATGGAGCACAGGTATTACATCCTAATGCATTAAGATTCAAGGATCCAAATATAAAAGCAAAAATAATTAGTTTTGAATATGGAGATTTGAGAGTACAGGGGACTGATATTATAGGACCAACTTATTCTGAAGAAGATGTTATAACAATAACAAAATTAGATGAAAAATTATCCTTGGTCGCTGTAGTAGGCGAAAATTTAATGAATAAACAGGGAATAATTGCAAATATTACAGAGAAAGTATATGAAAATAACATTGGAATCTATGGTATTTCAACTGGCGAAAGTTCTATAACATTATTCTTCAAGGAAAAAGATGCAAGTAAGGCACATGAAGTATTACATGATCTTATAATACATGGTGATAGATTAAGTTCTATATCATTAGGTCAAAAGATTGCAATGATTTCTGTTGTAAGTCATGATTTTATTGATACACCAGGCATAATAACAAGTATAACAAAACCGTTACATGAAAACAATATAAATATAGTTGAATTATCCTCTAGCCAAACAGCAGTAATAGTATTTGTTGATTGGAGTGATGGTGATAAAGCATATAAGCTAATTAAGGAGAATTTACAATGA
- a CDS encoding phosphatase PAP2 family protein — translation MNLSYHTPFTNMLAQLVSCMGILYFGLAVAVILYLLGGKKEKHVAKRLFVILLVTYVLVQIVKICVMRPRPYTVLSTLIVVSLEPDFSFPSGHTALSTAWAYVLGKNYGHRRYFMIIPILVGLSRLYLGVHYPSDVIGGFLFGIFTVYLCEYLFMNKTIRKYL, via the coding sequence GTGAATTTATCGTATCATACACCTTTTACTAATATGTTAGCTCAGCTTGTTTCATGTATGGGTATACTTTATTTTGGATTAGCTGTAGCAGTGATATTATATCTACTTGGTGGCAAAAAAGAAAAGCATGTTGCTAAAAGGTTATTTGTTATACTATTAGTGACTTATGTTTTAGTTCAGATAGTGAAAATTTGTGTCATGCGTCCAAGACCTTATACTGTGTTATCTACATTGATTGTTGTGAGTCTGGAACCAGATTTTTCATTTCCATCAGGACATACTGCATTAAGTACTGCATGGGCATATGTATTAGGAAAGAATTATGGACATCGTAGATATTTTATGATAATACCTATACTTGTAGGACTTTCTAGATTATATTTAGGGGTACACTATCCATCAGATGTAATTGGTGGTTTTTTATTTGGTATTTTCACCGTTTATCTATGTGAATATTTGTTCATGAATAAAACAATAAGAAAATACTTATAA
- the dapB gene encoding 4-hydroxy-tetrahydrodipicolinate reductase, with protein sequence MIKVAVTGCAGNMGSRIIRTVQAQDNMEVVLGIEMPNTPLEGKDLGEQLGLGTMGVEIIGSQNLKEGLESVKPDVLVDFTIASAAVETVKTCAECGVNVVVGTTGLTDEQLDVMHKAIKDNDVKAVISPNMATGVNVFFEIVGQVAKILGNDYDVEIIEAHHHNKQDAPSGTAKRAAEIIAENLDLNLKENACYGREGMVGKRPKDEIGIHAVRGGDIVGDHTVMFAGDGERIEVVHRASSRQAFANGVIRAINYQNTKQDKNIADMFDVLGL encoded by the coding sequence ATGATAAAAGTAGCAGTAACAGGTTGCGCAGGAAATATGGGTTCTAGAATAATTAGGACAGTACAAGCACAAGATAATATGGAAGTAGTATTAGGTATAGAAATGCCTAACACACCTTTAGAAGGTAAAGATTTAGGAGAACAATTAGGATTAGGAACTATGGGCGTTGAAATAATAGGCTCACAAAACCTAAAAGAAGGATTAGAATCAGTTAAACCAGATGTATTAGTAGATTTCACAATAGCATCAGCAGCAGTAGAAACAGTAAAAACATGTGCAGAATGTGGAGTAAATGTTGTTGTAGGAACAACTGGATTAACAGATGAACAATTAGATGTTATGCATAAGGCAATAAAAGACAATGATGTAAAAGCAGTAATATCTCCTAACATGGCTACCGGTGTAAACGTATTCTTTGAAATCGTAGGACAAGTAGCAAAAATACTAGGTAATGACTATGATGTAGAAATAATAGAAGCTCACCATCATAACAAACAAGACGCACCATCAGGAACAGCTAAAAGAGCAGCAGAAATTATAGCTGAAAACCTTGACTTAAATCTTAAAGAAAATGCTTGTTATGGAAGAGAAGGTATGGTTGGTAAACGTCCTAAAGATGAAATAGGAATTCATGCTGTACGTGGTGGAGACATTGTTGGAGATCATACTGTAATGTTTGCAGGTGATGGTGAAAGAATAGAAGTAGTTCACAGAGCATCATCAAGACAAGCATTTGCAAATGGTGTGATAAGAGCAATTAACTATCAAAATACTAAACAAGATAAAAATATTGCAGACATGTTTGATGTACTTGGATTATAA
- the thsA gene encoding thermosome subunit alpha has product MAQQQQQPLIILPEGTSRSIGRDAQRNNILAAKVLAETVRTTLGPKGMDKMLVDGLGDIVVTNDGVTILKEMDIEHPAAKMLVEVAKTQEDEVGDGTTTAVIIAGELLKKSEDLLDQEIHPTIIALGYRQAAAKAIELLDDIAIDAKDEDTLTKVAMTAMTGKGTEKAREPLAELIVGAVNQVVEDGKVDTEQIKIESKDGAAIDDSELVSGVIIDKEKVHPGMPSEVSDAKIALVNSAIEVKETEVDAEIRITDPNQMQAFIEQEEAMIKEMVDGLAAAGANVLFCQKGIDDLAQHYLAKAGILAVRRVKKSDMEKLAKATGAKIITNLEDLTADDLGVAGNVTEDKVAGDDMIFVKECKDPKAVTLLLRGSTSHVVDEIERAVEDAIGVVASTVEDGKVVIGGGAPEIAIAKGLKDYAETISGREQLAVTAFAEALEVVPRTLAENAGLDSIDSLVDLRAAHEDSIYMGLNVFEGGVTDMKEAGVIEPHRVKKQAIQSAAEAAEMILRIDDVIASSSEGDAAAAAAAQGGMGGMPPM; this is encoded by the coding sequence ATGGCACAACAACAACAACAACCATTAATCATCTTACCTGAAGGAACATCAAGAAGCATAGGTAGAGATGCACAAAGAAACAATATCTTAGCTGCAAAAGTATTAGCAGAAACAGTAAGAACAACATTAGGTCCAAAAGGAATGGACAAAATGCTTGTAGACGGACTAGGAGATATTGTAGTAACAAACGACGGTGTAACAATCCTAAAAGAAATGGATATTGAACACCCTGCAGCAAAAATGTTAGTAGAAGTTGCAAAAACACAAGAAGACGAAGTTGGAGACGGAACAACAACAGCAGTAATTATCGCAGGAGAATTACTCAAAAAATCAGAAGATTTATTAGACCAGGAAATCCACCCAACAATCATAGCATTAGGATACAGACAAGCAGCAGCAAAAGCAATCGAATTATTAGACGACATTGCAATTGATGCAAAAGATGAAGATACCTTAACCAAAGTTGCAATGACAGCAATGACTGGTAAAGGAACAGAAAAAGCAAGAGAACCATTAGCAGAGCTCATCGTAGGTGCAGTAAACCAAGTAGTAGAAGATGGAAAAGTAGACACCGAACAAATCAAAATTGAATCAAAAGACGGTGCAGCAATTGATGATTCCGAATTAGTATCAGGAGTAATCATCGACAAGGAAAAAGTACACCCAGGTATGCCATCAGAAGTTTCAGATGCAAAAATCGCATTAGTAAACAGTGCAATTGAAGTAAAAGAAACAGAAGTAGATGCAGAAATAAGAATCACTGATCCAAATCAAATGCAAGCATTCATAGAACAAGAAGAAGCTATGATAAAAGAAATGGTTGATGGATTAGCAGCAGCTGGAGCAAACGTATTATTCTGTCAAAAAGGTATTGATGATTTAGCACAACACTACTTAGCTAAAGCAGGAATCTTAGCAGTAAGAAGAGTTAAAAAATCAGATATGGAAAAATTAGCAAAAGCAACTGGTGCAAAAATCATCACAAACCTCGAAGATTTAACAGCAGATGACTTAGGAGTAGCTGGAAACGTAACAGAAGACAAAGTAGCTGGCGACGACATGATATTCGTAAAAGAATGTAAAGATCCTAAAGCAGTAACCTTATTATTAAGAGGTTCAACATCACACGTTGTTGACGAAATCGAGAGAGCAGTTGAAGACGCAATAGGTGTAGTAGCATCCACAGTTGAAGATGGAAAAGTTGTTATCGGTGGAGGAGCTCCAGAAATAGCAATTGCAAAAGGATTAAAAGACTATGCAGAAACCATCAGTGGAAGAGAACAATTAGCAGTAACTGCATTTGCAGAAGCATTAGAAGTTGTTCCTAGAACACTCGCAGAAAACGCTGGACTCGACAGTATTGACTCCTTAGTAGATTTAAGAGCAGCTCACGAAGATTCAATATACATGGGATTAAATGTATTTGAAGGTGGAGTAACTGACATGAAAGAAGCTGGAGTTATCGAACCTCACAGAGTTAAAAAACAAGCTATACAATCTGCAGCAGAAGCAGCTGAAATGATTTTAAGAATTGATGACGTAATCGCTTCCTCAAGTGAAGGCGACGCTGCAGCAGCAGCAGCTGCTCAAGGCGGTATGGGCGGAATGCCTCCAATGTAA
- a CDS encoding ArsR/SmtB family transcription factor codes for MKEDKLYNVGDDMCSIPVLHQEPIKRAKENLLNEEAYMELSDTFKIFGNPTRLKILSLLAVEDLCVCDISEALDMSQSAVSHQLRTLRSKNLVKFVKEGKQARYSLADRHVTEILKIGIEHVLE; via the coding sequence ATGAAAGAAGATAAATTATACAATGTCGGAGATGACATGTGCAGCATACCAGTGTTACATCAAGAACCAATAAAAAGAGCAAAAGAGAATTTATTAAACGAAGAGGCATACATGGAATTATCCGATACGTTTAAAATCTTCGGAAATCCAACAAGACTAAAAATATTATCCTTGTTAGCTGTTGAAGACTTATGTGTATGTGATATTTCAGAAGCATTAGATATGAGTCAATCAGCAGTATCACATCAATTAAGAACACTAAGAAGTAAAAACTTAGTAAAATTTGTTAAAGAAGGAAAACAAGCAAGATACTCTTTAGCAGATAGACACGTAACCGAAATACTTAAAATAGGAATCGAACACGTATTAGAATAA
- a CDS encoding hydroxymethylglutaryl-CoA synthase, whose amino-acid sequence MTGIVGYGAHIPSYRIKVEEIAKVWGDDPESISKGLIVKQKSVPGPDEDTVTIAVEAARRALKRAEIDPQDIGAIYVGSESHPYAVKPTATIVADAIRATPNLTAADLEFACKAGTAGIQAAMGLVKSGMIKYGLAIGADTSQGAPGDALEYTAAAGGAAYIIGEDNTIADIEKTCSYTTDTPDFYRREGQTYPSHGGRFTGQPAYFRHVLGAANRMLEETGTTAKDYDYCVFHQPNGKFYIRAAKKLGFTEEQYKRGLLTPTIGNTYSGATPLGLASVLDIAKPGDNIFVVSYGSGAGSDAFKITVNDRIDEVRNNAKTSDEIQKNVTYVNYATYAKFKGKIRMD is encoded by the coding sequence ATGACAGGAATCGTCGGATATGGAGCTCATATTCCCTCATACAGAATAAAAGTAGAAGAAATTGCTAAAGTATGGGGAGATGACCCAGAATCTATTTCAAAAGGATTAATAGTAAAACAAAAATCAGTCCCAGGACCAGATGAAGACACTGTAACAATTGCAGTAGAAGCAGCAAGACGCGCACTTAAACGAGCAGAAATAGATCCACAAGATATAGGCGCAATATATGTAGGATCAGAATCACATCCATACGCAGTAAAACCAACAGCAACAATAGTAGCAGATGCAATAAGAGCAACACCAAACCTCACAGCTGCAGATTTAGAATTTGCATGTAAAGCAGGAACAGCAGGTATTCAAGCAGCAATGGGATTAGTAAAATCAGGAATGATTAAATACGGATTAGCAATAGGAGCTGACACATCCCAAGGAGCACCAGGAGATGCATTAGAATACACTGCAGCAGCAGGAGGAGCAGCATACATCATCGGTGAAGATAACACAATTGCAGACATTGAAAAAACATGCAGTTACACTACTGATACACCTGACTTCTACAGAAGAGAAGGACAAACATACCCTTCACACGGAGGAAGATTCACAGGACAACCAGCATACTTCAGACATGTTCTAGGAGCAGCTAATAGGATGCTAGAAGAAACAGGTACCACTGCAAAAGATTATGACTATTGTGTATTCCACCAGCCAAATGGTAAATTCTACATAAGAGCAGCAAAGAAATTAGGATTCACAGAAGAACAATACAAACGAGGATTACTAACTCCAACCATAGGAAACACTTATTCTGGAGCAACACCACTTGGATTAGCATCAGTACTTGATATAGCAAAACCAGGAGATAATATATTCGTAGTATCATACGGTTCAGGTGCAGGAAGTGACGCATTCAAAATAACTGTAAATGATAGAATAGATGAAGTACGTAATAATGCTAAAACATCCGATGAAATACAGAAAAATGTAACCTATGTAAACTATGCAACATATGCTAAATTCAAAGGTAAAATACGAATGGATTAG
- a CDS encoding chorismate mutase: protein MNKEEAENLLKESRDKIDVLDEQIINLIVKRTSLAYDIAISKKALNKELLDTSRENIIHDKINNLLDGIDIDKDSVIEIFGILASMSKEEQKKYLD from the coding sequence ATGAATAAAGAAGAAGCAGAAAATTTATTAAAAGAATCCCGGGATAAAATAGACGTGCTAGATGAACAAATAATAAATTTAATTGTTAAACGTACATCTCTGGCATATGATATTGCAATATCTAAGAAAGCTCTTAATAAAGAGTTATTAGATACTTCAAGGGAAAATATTATCCATGATAAGATAAATAATTTGTTAGATGGTATAGATATTGATAAAGATAGTGTGATAGAAATCTTTGGCATTCTAGCATCTATGAGTAAAGAAGAGCAGAAAAAATATTTAGATTAA
- a CDS encoding thiolase domain-containing protein yields MRDVAIIGVSQTKFGELWEKSFRDLVVEAGVAAIRDANMVGDDLDAMYIGNMSGGLFVGQEHIGALIAEHSGLAPIPATRVEAACASGGLALRQAIMAVASGYYDHVMAAGVEKMTDVVDATPAIAAAADQEWEAQQGVTFPSLYAMMARRHMYEYGTTREQIAGFAVLGHKNGALNPKAQFQREISIDAVLNSTKVAEPLNLLDCSPVSDGAAAVIVVPADEAHKYTDTPVYVRASTQASDTIALHSRKSLTTIQSTVLASRKAYEIAGLKPEDMDVAEVHDCFSINGLLAIEDLGFFEKGKGGQAIEDGLIERDSDIAVNTSGGLKARGHPLGATGIAQAAEVTWQLRQEADKRQVSDVENGLTLNIGGTGGTAAVHILSINRK; encoded by the coding sequence ATGAGAGATGTCGCAATAATAGGAGTTTCCCAGACAAAATTCGGAGAATTATGGGAAAAATCCTTTAGAGATTTAGTAGTAGAAGCAGGAGTAGCAGCTATACGAGATGCAAATATGGTTGGAGACGACCTAGATGCTATGTACATAGGAAACATGTCCGGAGGATTATTCGTAGGACAAGAACACATAGGTGCTTTAATAGCAGAACACTCAGGATTAGCACCAATACCAGCAACAAGAGTAGAAGCTGCATGTGCATCAGGTGGATTAGCACTAAGACAAGCAATCATGGCAGTAGCATCAGGATATTACGACCATGTAATGGCTGCAGGAGTAGAAAAAATGACTGATGTAGTAGACGCAACACCAGCAATTGCTGCAGCAGCAGACCAAGAATGGGAAGCACAACAAGGAGTAACATTCCCATCACTATATGCAATGATGGCAAGAAGACACATGTACGAATACGGTACAACACGTGAACAGATTGCAGGATTTGCAGTACTCGGACATAAAAACGGTGCATTAAACCCTAAAGCACAATTCCAAAGAGAAATAAGTATAGATGCAGTACTTAACTCAACAAAGGTAGCAGAACCATTAAACCTACTAGATTGTTCACCTGTATCAGACGGAGCAGCAGCAGTAATAGTAGTACCAGCAGACGAAGCACATAAATATACTGACACACCAGTATATGTAAGAGCATCAACACAAGCATCAGACACAATAGCATTACACAGCAGAAAAAGTTTAACAACAATCCAGTCAACAGTACTAGCATCCAGAAAAGCATATGAAATAGCAGGACTAAAACCAGAAGATATGGATGTAGCAGAAGTACACGACTGTTTCAGTATCAACGGATTACTTGCAATTGAAGATTTAGGATTCTTTGAAAAAGGAAAAGGTGGACAAGCAATAGAAGACGGCTTAATTGAAAGAGATTCAGATATAGCAGTAAACACTTCTGGTGGATTAAAAGCAAGAGGACACCCATTAGGTGCAACAGGTATAGCACAAGCAGCAGAAGTTACCTGGCAATTAAGACAAGAAGCAGACAAACGTCAAGTAAGTGACGTTGAAAACGGTTTAACATTAAATATTGGTGGAACTGGTGGTACAGCAGCAGTACACATCTTATCCATTAACAGAAAATAA
- a CDS encoding shikimate kinase, translated as MVIVRSPASATVVNAISMGKGSAFGIKLYVTADVTVLNYDSDKDIECRFKSLDDPDMDSELVELCIRMVYDELNKYDDFNLKNICLKVETKSDIPPGSGLSSSSAASNSVVYATFLLLLEEAGMTREDVDISEWDLLNIGIDASLEVGVTKTGSFDDATASFYGGWKVTNNYNREILHDYLVDYSKVLIYIPNKSLYTAQSDVKAMQTLAPLVEIAFSYAMKKNIEKALTLNGFLFCVALNVDSQVSMDALKAGAKAAGLSGTGSAYSILVDDSTDIDEIKSALSKYPGRLVETEPDNVGSVVLDNL; from the coding sequence ATGGTTATAGTTCGTTCACCAGCATCTGCAACTGTAGTCAATGCTATAAGTATGGGTAAAGGTTCTGCTTTTGGTATAAAATTATATGTTACTGCAGATGTCACTGTTTTAAATTATGATTCAGATAAAGATATTGAATGTAGATTTAAGAGTCTTGATGATCCAGATATGGACTCTGAACTTGTTGAATTATGTATTAGAATGGTTTATGATGAATTAAATAAGTATGATGATTTTAATTTAAAAAATATTTGTTTAAAAGTTGAGACTAAATCGGATATTCCACCAGGTTCTGGTTTATCTAGCAGTAGTGCTGCTTCAAATTCAGTTGTATATGCTACTTTTTTATTATTACTTGAAGAAGCTGGTATGACAAGGGAAGATGTTGATATATCTGAGTGGGATCTTCTTAATATTGGTATTGATGCATCATTAGAGGTTGGTGTTACTAAAACTGGTTCTTTTGACGATGCTACTGCATCATTTTATGGTGGTTGGAAGGTTACTAATAATTATAATAGAGAAATTTTACATGATTATCTAGTTGACTATTCGAAAGTTTTAATATATATACCGAACAAATCGTTATATACTGCACAGTCTGATGTTAAGGCTATGCAAACCTTAGCACCACTTGTGGAAATAGCATTTTCATATGCTATGAAAAAGAATATTGAGAAAGCTCTTACTCTGAATGGCTTCTTATTTTGTGTTGCATTGAATGTAGATTCTCAAGTTTCAATGGATGCACTTAAAGCAGGAGCAAAGGCTGCAGGATTATCTGGAACAGGTTCTGCATATTCTATATTAGTAGATGATTCAACGGATATTGATGAAATAAAAAGTGCACTTTCAAAGTATCCTGGAAGATTAGTAGAAACTGAGCCTGATAATGTGGGATCTGTAGTATTAGATAACTTGTGA